One genomic segment of Desulforamulus reducens MI-1 includes these proteins:
- a CDS encoding cyclodeaminase/cyclohydrolase family protein, with translation MINYLNWSVEELFKRAASPEPEPGGGGASAMTGCLGISMLVMVARITEAKEKDPVTKETLLSIIASLEKNMLALQSLAQKDMEAFNNFMKVLSLPRNTSEEKTLREEKKQQAALLSANIPLEMAKGCMAGLQAAVSLASSGSKYAISDVGVGVHLLEAALKGALLMVEANLPYINVPDTVQKLRHECELLIVEAGRLSCDTLDTVRKRM, from the coding sequence ATGATAAATTATCTAAATTGGAGTGTTGAAGAGCTTTTTAAAAGGGCAGCTTCGCCTGAACCAGAGCCCGGTGGCGGGGGAGCCTCTGCTATGACCGGGTGTTTAGGCATTAGTATGCTGGTAATGGTTGCCCGAATTACCGAAGCGAAGGAAAAGGACCCAGTAACAAAAGAAACCTTGCTATCAATAATAGCATCATTGGAAAAAAATATGTTAGCTTTACAATCCCTGGCCCAAAAGGATATGGAAGCCTTCAATAATTTTATGAAGGTACTGTCCTTACCCCGTAACACATCCGAGGAAAAGACCCTGCGTGAAGAAAAAAAGCAACAGGCAGCCCTCTTGTCTGCCAATATCCCGCTGGAGATGGCCAAAGGTTGTATGGCAGGACTCCAAGCAGCTGTCAGCTTGGCCAGTAGTGGTAGTAAGTATGCCATCAGTGATGTGGGGGTCGGGGTGCACTTACTTGAAGCAGCCCTTAAGGGGGCTTTGCTGATGGTAGAAGCGAATCTACCTTATATTAACGTGCCAGATACAGTACAGAAATTAAGGCATGAATGTGAGCTACTTATAGTCGAAGCTGGGCGATTAAGTTGTGATACGCTGGATACTGTTCGAAAAAGAATGTAA
- the xseB gene encoding exodeoxyribonuclease VII small subunit has protein sequence MKAEKKTFEEALARLEQVVRELELTQLPLDQALELFAEGITLSKYCNSCLEQAEQKISMLMADGELKDIPGALSGGSSREL, from the coding sequence ATGAAAGCGGAAAAGAAAACCTTTGAGGAGGCCCTAGCTCGGTTGGAACAAGTTGTTAGGGAATTGGAATTAACGCAACTTCCCTTGGACCAGGCATTAGAGTTATTCGCAGAAGGAATTACATTATCGAAGTATTGCAACAGTTGCCTAGAACAGGCAGAACAAAAAATAAGCATGCTGATGGCAGATGGCGAATTAAAAGATATACCTGGGGCACTGTCAGGAGGTAGTTCCCGTGAACTTTAA
- a CDS encoding polyprenyl synthetase family protein, translated as MNFKEELKQWSQKVDEALDRYIPSSDAYPSVIHEAMRYSIFAGGKRLRPILVLAATQAVGGNTEKVMPVACAMELIHTYSLVHDDLPAMDNDDFRRGRPTNHKVYGEAMAILVGDALQTLAFELIAQTTESFEADRVNQVTLEIAKAAGSSGLIGGQVVDILSENRDIDGDTLEYIHRHKTGALFRASIRAGAILGGATVNQLAALTLYAEQMGLAFQIKDDLLDIEGDEAKIGKPVGSDIKNQKSTYPSIYGIEEAKRMATEAAAEAVNAIKIFNHKAEFLQDIMHFIINRDH; from the coding sequence GTGAACTTTAAGGAAGAATTAAAGCAATGGTCCCAAAAAGTGGATGAAGCGTTGGACCGATATATACCGTCTTCCGATGCTTATCCCTCGGTCATTCATGAAGCCATGCGTTACAGTATTTTTGCAGGGGGTAAAAGGTTAAGACCCATCCTGGTGCTGGCGGCGACCCAAGCTGTGGGCGGCAATACTGAAAAGGTAATGCCCGTGGCCTGTGCCATGGAACTGATCCATACCTACTCACTTGTCCATGATGACCTACCTGCTATGGATAATGACGATTTTCGGCGGGGCCGTCCTACAAATCATAAGGTATATGGGGAAGCCATGGCTATTCTGGTGGGAGATGCTTTACAAACTTTAGCCTTTGAACTGATTGCCCAGACAACGGAAAGTTTTGAAGCTGATAGGGTTAATCAGGTTACTTTAGAAATTGCCAAGGCAGCGGGTTCCAGTGGGTTAATTGGTGGTCAAGTGGTGGACATCTTATCTGAGAATAGGGATATAGATGGAGACACCTTGGAATACATCCACCGACACAAAACCGGTGCCCTGTTTAGAGCCTCCATACGTGCAGGAGCTATTCTCGGAGGGGCCACAGTCAATCAATTGGCAGCCTTAACCCTATACGCAGAGCAAATGGGTCTTGCCTTTCAGATCAAGGATGATTTGTTGGATATAGAGGGTGATGAGGCAAAAATTGGTAAACCGGTGGGTAGTGATATTAAAAATCAAAAATCTACTTATCCATCTATCTATGGAATAGAAGAAGCGAAGAGAATGGCTACGGAGGCCGCCGCAGAAGCGGTAAATGCGATAAAAATTTTTAATCATAAAGCGGAATTTTTACAAGACATCATGCATTTTATTATCAATAGGGATCATTAA